The Lacipirellulaceae bacterium genome contains a region encoding:
- a CDS encoding glycosyltransferase, translating to MHLLLTALGSYGDVLPMVGIGSAMRSRGHEVSIITNPHFRPVVEGAGLELVPIGTNEEYDELVDHPALWQPIAGPKFLLEFTASYLGELYELIEANIQSGETVLGSHGLDLAGRIYSEKHLVPQATIHYAPLALRTVYDTPNFIGAFTQPPTPRWMKRFQFWLGDKLMIDKALGGEVNSLRSELGLAPVSRLYRQWHNSPQLTLCLWPEWFGPRQPDWPDSASLVGFPLWDSDAGTELSDDVVDFLENGDAPIVFAPGSANTQAEKFFATAVEVCERLAQRGILLTKYPEQLPQNLPATIQHFSFVPFSKLLPKVATLVHHGGIGSSAQALAAGVPQLVMPMAYDQLDNATRLQRLGVGDWLMPKHFNANKVANRLAVLLQHPGTRKRSKELARRCAESNSLEAACEQLELLAQHE from the coding sequence ATGCACTTACTACTCACTGCTCTTGGCAGCTACGGCGATGTTCTCCCGATGGTGGGGATCGGCTCTGCGATGCGTTCTCGCGGCCACGAAGTGTCGATCATCACCAACCCGCACTTTCGACCGGTTGTTGAAGGGGCCGGTCTTGAGCTGGTGCCAATTGGAACGAATGAAGAGTACGACGAACTAGTTGATCACCCCGCACTTTGGCAGCCGATTGCTGGGCCGAAGTTCTTGCTCGAGTTTACGGCAAGTTACCTTGGTGAGCTTTATGAATTGATCGAGGCAAACATTCAATCAGGCGAAACCGTGCTCGGCTCTCATGGGCTCGATCTCGCGGGGCGCATCTATTCTGAGAAGCATCTCGTTCCCCAGGCGACCATTCACTACGCCCCGCTCGCTCTGAGGACGGTTTACGACACGCCGAATTTCATCGGAGCGTTCACCCAACCACCAACACCACGTTGGATGAAGCGATTCCAATTTTGGCTGGGCGATAAACTGATGATCGATAAAGCGCTAGGCGGCGAAGTCAATTCACTACGGTCGGAACTTGGGCTCGCACCAGTGTCGCGTCTCTATCGTCAGTGGCACAACTCACCGCAGCTCACACTGTGCCTGTGGCCTGAGTGGTTTGGCCCCCGCCAGCCCGACTGGCCTGATTCGGCGAGCTTGGTTGGGTTTCCGCTGTGGGATTCTGACGCTGGCACAGAACTTTCCGACGACGTGGTCGATTTTCTTGAAAATGGGGACGCCCCGATCGTTTTCGCCCCCGGGTCGGCGAATACGCAGGCAGAGAAGTTCTTCGCCACGGCTGTCGAAGTCTGTGAGCGGCTAGCACAGCGAGGCATCCTGCTCACGAAGTACCCCGAGCAACTCCCGCAGAATCTACCCGCGACGATCCAACACTTCAGCTTCGTTCCGTTTAGCAAGCTGTTGCCTAAAGTCGCCACGCTGGTTCATCATGGGGGCATCGGCAGTAGTGCGCAAGCTCTGGCAGCAGGCGTTCCGCAGCTCGTCATGCCGATGGCCTACGACCAACTCGACAACGCCACACGTTTGCAACGCTTGGGAGTCGGCGACTGGCTCATGCCCAAACATTTCAATGCTAACAAAGTCGCAAACCGCCTGGCCGTGCTGCTTCAGCATCCCGGCACCCGCAAACGTAGCAAGGAACTTGCACGCCGTTGCGCTGAGAGCAACTCTCTCGAAGCCGCTTGCGAACAGCTCGAGTTGCTTGCTCAGCATGAATGA
- a CDS encoding peroxiredoxin family protein, whose product MAKVMTKSRWGCLIATLFFLTSVGCESPELPGVIADDTETEQVEAVSEKTATADGMKPDANNPKPQDKQVAAPMPMMMKAPDPASIVFKDDVSSNVEPPTGLDGLVFLDQKEERVRLSDYLGKKNVLLVFTEGFSKMLCPFCTTQTSRLIANYSKFAELDTEVLVVYPGTRDHIDEFIEAATKTEKKQVDQVPFPLLFDEQLAAVGFFGIESNLAHPSSYLIDKQGNVRFAYVGVDMSADRPSVKLLLEEAKAAQGE is encoded by the coding sequence ATGGCCAAAGTGATGACTAAAAGCAGGTGGGGATGCCTCATCGCGACTCTCTTCTTTCTGACTTCCGTAGGCTGCGAATCGCCTGAGCTGCCGGGTGTAATCGCTGATGATACCGAGACAGAACAAGTGGAAGCTGTCTCAGAAAAGACGGCGACAGCCGACGGCATGAAGCCTGATGCAAACAACCCAAAGCCGCAAGACAAGCAGGTGGCCGCTCCGATGCCGATGATGATGAAGGCTCCCGATCCCGCCTCAATTGTCTTCAAGGATGATGTCTCTTCAAATGTTGAGCCACCAACGGGGCTTGATGGTTTGGTCTTCCTGGATCAGAAAGAAGAGCGAGTGCGGCTAAGCGACTACCTCGGCAAGAAGAACGTGTTGCTGGTTTTTACTGAAGGGTTCTCGAAGATGTTGTGTCCTTTCTGCACAACACAGACCTCGCGGCTGATCGCGAATTACTCGAAGTTTGCCGAACTGGATACGGAGGTGCTGGTCGTTTATCCCGGCACGCGGGATCACATTGACGAGTTTATTGAAGCCGCCACGAAGACCGAGAAGAAGCAAGTCGACCAAGTGCCGTTTCCGTTGCTCTTCGATGAGCAACTGGCCGCGGTTGGATTCTTCGGGATCGAGTCGAACCTGGCACATCCCTCTTCTTACTTGATCGACAAGCAAGGCAACGTGCGCTTTGCCTACGTGGGCGTCGATATGTCCGCCGATCGACCTTCAGTGAAGTTGCTACTTGAAGAAGCGAAAGCCGCCCAGGGAGAGTAA
- a CDS encoding serine/threonine-protein kinase: MSESVSSQEKAALLAKERGLLTEDSFRQVQERADQTGSSVLDVAVELDLLSPVQVDWLSALADPQSIAPGYELLDVLGRGGMGVVYLARQEKLNRKVALKVIHLERLNSSNVLGRTQREAQVTAGLRHPHIVAAFDFGMHQGRAFLAMELVEGEDLDSYLTRSGRCDERVAWSIIRQAASALAYAAGQGVVHRDVKPGNMLLTEPIPGVEVGEGVPFVKVVDFGLAFQSEEVDATRLTAAGGTLGTPAYMAPEQLQSTDVDQRADIYALGATAFHLLAGESPFQDSTPMDVMVAKTTGNQSWREKLPEDVSEASRKLVLSMTDHQPANRPVDYSALLRSIDEVLGKAPVTRSDLLATQVLTPNQTRAIVGPSTMATDTVADESISSTVDTPASRSAAGSKSGILVGTVVGVVAAVGAFLSVRAFLDASWSAPDMPSAAKKKVEPEYVLSDEVSILFNGIDAPFGRGISPGGTWRPQQTEAFGNVLVGDEGASLGYDVSKLLGARFQSSYQLQLRVVIDQDDVAEISLNGLQDVTTGNIPAVRISAEHAQFGMINERSREFAPTKEPTVIQLNEYQDAAESPQENLLRIASHQGHCFIELNGQLLHTLPRKGEAAKASSKGRLVEVVTLSVRQGKPLFADMKLIGIQPSQK; this comes from the coding sequence TTGTCAGAGTCCGTCTCGTCACAGGAGAAAGCTGCTCTGCTGGCTAAAGAGCGAGGGCTGCTCACTGAGGACAGTTTCAGGCAGGTTCAAGAGCGAGCTGATCAAACGGGTAGCAGCGTCCTCGATGTTGCTGTTGAGCTTGATCTTCTGTCACCCGTGCAGGTTGATTGGCTCTCAGCACTTGCCGATCCGCAAAGTATAGCGCCGGGATACGAGTTGCTCGATGTCTTAGGGCGGGGCGGCATGGGCGTGGTTTATTTGGCACGCCAGGAGAAGCTCAATCGCAAGGTCGCTCTGAAGGTGATCCACCTGGAACGCCTCAACAGTTCGAACGTGTTGGGGCGAACCCAGCGCGAGGCGCAGGTCACCGCCGGTCTGCGGCATCCGCATATCGTCGCGGCTTTCGACTTTGGCATGCATCAGGGGCGTGCGTTTTTGGCGATGGAACTGGTCGAAGGAGAGGATCTCGACTCGTACCTCACGCGGAGCGGGCGTTGCGATGAGCGGGTGGCTTGGTCGATTATCCGCCAAGCCGCGTCCGCGCTGGCCTACGCAGCCGGGCAGGGCGTCGTCCATCGCGACGTCAAGCCGGGCAACATGCTGCTTACCGAACCGATTCCCGGGGTAGAAGTTGGCGAGGGAGTGCCGTTCGTGAAGGTCGTCGACTTCGGTTTGGCTTTCCAATCTGAAGAAGTCGACGCGACACGCCTCACTGCCGCTGGGGGAACACTCGGCACCCCGGCATATATGGCGCCTGAGCAACTCCAATCGACCGATGTCGATCAGCGGGCCGATATCTATGCTCTCGGTGCAACAGCTTTTCATCTGCTTGCTGGAGAGTCTCCCTTTCAGGATTCAACGCCGATGGACGTGATGGTTGCCAAGACGACCGGCAACCAATCCTGGCGTGAGAAACTTCCAGAAGATGTTTCTGAAGCCTCGCGAAAACTGGTCTTATCGATGACCGACCATCAACCTGCAAATCGCCCAGTCGATTATAGCGCGTTGCTCAGGTCGATCGATGAAGTGCTCGGCAAGGCTCCCGTAACGCGCTCTGACTTGTTGGCGACGCAAGTTCTTACGCCAAACCAAACGCGAGCAATCGTCGGGCCGTCCACCATGGCGACGGATACCGTGGCGGACGAATCGATCTCCTCGACAGTGGACACACCAGCTTCGAGATCTGCTGCAGGAAGCAAGAGCGGTATTCTCGTGGGAACGGTGGTCGGAGTCGTCGCGGCAGTTGGTGCGTTTCTGAGTGTACGCGCTTTCTTAGACGCTTCCTGGTCCGCTCCGGATATGCCAAGTGCTGCGAAAAAAAAGGTTGAGCCTGAGTACGTTCTTTCGGACGAGGTGAGCATCCTGTTCAACGGTATTGACGCGCCTTTCGGGCGGGGGATCAGCCCTGGCGGGACTTGGCGGCCTCAGCAGACCGAGGCTTTTGGCAACGTGCTCGTAGGGGACGAAGGTGCTTCTCTCGGTTATGATGTTTCTAAGTTGCTAGGTGCGAGATTTCAAAGTTCCTATCAACTGCAGTTACGCGTGGTGATAGATCAGGACGATGTCGCCGAGATTTCGCTAAACGGCTTACAGGACGTGACGACTGGGAATATTCCCGCGGTTCGTATCTCGGCAGAGCACGCGCAGTTTGGCATGATCAATGAAAGATCGCGAGAATTCGCACCCACCAAAGAGCCGACAGTCATCCAACTGAATGAGTATCAGGATGCCGCGGAGTCGCCCCAAGAGAATCTACTGAGAATCGCCAGCCATCAGGGGCATTGCTTTATCGAATTGAATGGGCAACTCTTGCACACGTTACCTCGGAAAGGCGAAGCAGCGAAAGCTTCTTCCAAGGGTCGCCTTGTGGAAGTCGTGACTCTTTCGGTGAGGCAAGGCAAGCCCTTATTTGCGGATATGAAACTAATTGGGATCCAGCCAAGTCAGAAATGA